In a single window of the Papaver somniferum cultivar HN1 chromosome 8, ASM357369v1, whole genome shotgun sequence genome:
- the LOC113303790 gene encoding berberine bridge enzyme-like 13, with product MKMGTFLNSYLIVVSLLIFSISFGVSSTTLDIHEKFLQCLSLNSQTYIPTYTKTNPNYTSILESNVFNQRPLSSSTNVKPFLIITPLQESHVQASVICSKKHGTQLKVRSGGHDYEGISYVSDVPFVILEMINLRAINVNAKERTAWVQAGATVGELYYRIAEKSRTLGFPAAVCTTVGVGGQFSGGGYGSMLRKYGLADDNIIDIRIVDARGKILNKKTMGKDLFWAIRGGGGGSFGVVLSWKIKLVPIPPTVTIFTVTKTLEEGATGLVHKWQEVAPKFPNELFMRVILTLTNSTTQKGKTTIQASFNSMYLGDTTTLLLVMNKRFPELGLESKDCTETSWVRSTLYFGKFPAEGPLNNLLNRSKAAKVFKAKSDYVRHPISKTGLEGLWKRVLEKENPLIIFTPYGGRMNEISESATPFPHRNGTLYMIMYEVIWKEQGVERSNENITWMRNLYKYMAPYVSKSPRQAYVNYRDLDIGQSKNGSASYQLGKTWGGKYFMGNYKRLVHVKSKFDPENFFRHEQSIPSVAF from the coding sequence ATGAAGATGGGTACTTTCTTAAATTCATACTTAATTGTAGTTTCATTACTCATTTTCTCAATCTCATTTGGAGTTTCATCAACAACCTTAGACATTCATGAGAAATTTCTCCAATGTTTGTCTCTAAATTCTCAAACTTACATTCCAACATACACAAAAACCAATCCTAACTACACATCCATCTTGGAATCCAATGTGTTTAACCAAAGACCTTTGTCATCATCCACCAATGTCAAACCCTTTCTTATAATCACACCCTTGCAAGAATCCCATGTTCAAGCATCCGTTATTTGTTCGAAAAAACATGGAACTCAACTTAAAGTAAGAAGTGGAGGTCATGATTATGAAGGTATCTCTTACGTGTCTGATGTTCCATTTGTAATCCTTGAAATGATAAACCTCCGAGCCATCAATGTAAATGCAAAAGAAAGAACCGCATGGGTTCAAGCAGGTGCTACGGTAGGCGAACTTTATTACAGGATTGCGGAGAAAAGTCGAACTCTTGGTTTTCCTGCGGCTGTTTGTACAACGGTTGGTGTGGGTGGTCAATTCAGTGGAGGTGGGTATGGTTCCATGCTAAGAAAATATGGCCTTGCAGATGATAATATCATTGATATTAGAATAGTCGATGCTCGTGGAAAAATTCTCAACAAAAAAACCATGGGCAAGGACTTGTTTTGGGCTATTCGAGGAGGTGGAGGAGGAAGCTTTGGAGTCGTTCTTTCATGGAAGATCAAATTGGTTCCTATTCCACCTACTGTGACTATCTTTACCGTCACCAAAACCTTAGAAGAAGGTGCAACTGGGCTTGTCCATAAGTGGCAAGAAGTTGCACCAAAATTTCCCAACGAACTCTTCATGAGAGTAATCCTTACTTTAACTAATTCTACTACTCAAAAAGGAAAGACAACAATCCAAGCATCATTCAACTCCATGTACCTTGGGGATACCACAACACTCCTACTTGTGATGAACAAGAGATTTCCTGAGTTGGGTTTGGAGAGTAAAGATTGTACCGAGACGAGCTGGGTTCGGTCGACGCTCTATTTTGGCAAATTTCCGGCGGAAGGTCCTCTCAATAACTTACTGAATAGGAGTAAAGCAGCAAAGGTATTCAAGGCAAAATCCGATTACGTAAGACACCCCATTTCCAAAACGGGACTGGAGGGGTTATGGAAAAGAGTTTTAGAAAAAGAGAATCCTCTCATAATATTCACTCCTTATGGTGGAAGaatgaatgagatttcagaatCAGCAACTCCATTTCCACATAGAAATGGAACTCTGTATATGATTATGTATGAGGTAATTTGGAAAGAACAAGGGGTGGAAAGATCTAATGAGAACATTACTTGGATGAGGAATTTATATAAATATATGGCTCCTTATGTCTCAAAATCTCCAAGACAAGCTTATGTCAATTATAGAGATCTTGATATTGGTCAAAGCAAGAATGGCAGTGCAAGCTATCAATTAGGTAAAACTTGGGGTGGAAAGTACTTCATGGGGAATTATAAAAGATTGGTACATGTGAAAAGTAAGTTTGATCCTGAAAACTTCTTTAGACATGAACAGAGTATTCCTTCTGTTGCCTTTTGA